The following proteins are co-located in the Pseudomonas sp. ATCC 13867 genome:
- a CDS encoding MFS transporter: MSQTFETIAPPTTYSPESTRALYRKVIWRLLPFLVIAYAINAIDRLNISFAKLRMAEDIALSEAAYGIGAGIFYLGYILFEVPSNLYMQRAGARATLTRIMVLWGMVTVATAFVTTANQLIVARFFLGVAEAGFFPGVILYLTYWFPTELRGRITAVFVMSAMVAGIVSGPLAGWIMTHFHGWMGLRDWQVLFALEGIPAALLGVFGWYWLADRPRDAKWLNEEEKSRLEAALATEPAKAGDHGRFLDVLRDPRVYIAGLVFFCVYSGSNTVSYWMPTLIRGFGVEDLKSIGLLASLPYALGIVGMYLLGRSSDKHQERRWHVGATMLVSAACFFLLGFAQGNLMLSVALMTLGAATAMSALSLFWTIPPALLSPARAAGGIAVISSIGGVAGVISQIVVGAIKTATGNLYLAFDVIGVVLIIGALILLIGIPTQQLRKRPH; the protein is encoded by the coding sequence ATGAGTCAAACGTTCGAGACGATCGCGCCGCCCACGACATACTCCCCGGAGTCGACCCGCGCGCTTTACCGCAAGGTGATCTGGCGCCTGCTGCCGTTCCTGGTCATTGCCTACGCAATCAACGCCATCGACCGCCTCAACATCTCCTTCGCCAAGCTGCGCATGGCCGAAGACATCGCCCTGAGCGAGGCCGCCTACGGCATCGGCGCGGGCATCTTCTACCTGGGCTACATCCTCTTCGAGGTTCCCAGCAACCTGTACATGCAGCGTGCCGGCGCCCGCGCCACGCTGACGCGGATCATGGTGCTGTGGGGCATGGTCACCGTCGCCACCGCCTTCGTCACCACCGCCAACCAGTTGATCGTCGCGCGGTTCTTCCTGGGGGTCGCCGAGGCCGGGTTCTTCCCTGGCGTCATTCTCTATCTCACCTATTGGTTCCCCACCGAACTGCGCGGCCGGATCACGGCAGTGTTCGTCATGTCGGCGATGGTCGCCGGGATCGTCAGCGGTCCCCTGGCCGGCTGGATCATGACCCACTTCCACGGCTGGATGGGCCTGCGCGACTGGCAGGTGCTGTTCGCCCTCGAAGGCATCCCCGCCGCGCTGCTGGGCGTGTTCGGCTGGTACTGGCTGGCGGACCGCCCGCGCGACGCGAAATGGCTGAACGAGGAGGAGAAATCCCGCCTGGAGGCCGCACTGGCCACCGAACCCGCGAAGGCCGGCGACCACGGCCGCTTCCTCGATGTGCTGCGCGACCCTCGGGTGTACATCGCCGGCCTGGTGTTCTTCTGCGTCTACAGCGGCTCGAACACGGTGTCGTACTGGATGCCGACGCTGATCCGCGGCTTCGGCGTGGAAGACCTCAAGTCCATCGGGCTGCTCGCCAGCCTGCCGTACGCGCTGGGCATCGTCGGCATGTACCTGCTCGGCCGTAGCTCGGACAAGCACCAGGAACGCCGCTGGCACGTCGGCGCCACGATGCTGGTGAGCGCCGCATGCTTCTTCCTACTCGGCTTCGCCCAGGGGAACCTGATGCTCTCGGTGGCGCTGATGACCCTGGGGGCGGCGACGGCGATGTCCGCCCTTTCACTGTTCTGGACCATTCCCCCCGCCCTGCTCAGCCCGGCGCGGGCGGCGGGCGGCATCGCCGTGATCAGCAGTATCGGCGGCGTGGCCGGCGTGATCAGCCAAATCGTGGTCGGCGCGATCAAGACCGCTACCGGCAACCTGTACCTGGCCTTCGACGTGATCGGCGTGGTCCTGATAATCGGTGCGTTGATCCTGCTGATCGGCATTCCGACGCAGCAACTGCGCAAACGTCCGCACTGA